Proteins encoded by one window of Cloeon dipterum chromosome 4, ieCloDipt1.1, whole genome shotgun sequence:
- the pds5 gene encoding sister chromatid cohesion protein PDS5 homolog A: MPRGVGEGSTTLVYPSGCREVKEDLSPDELIRRLKTLAHTFQSMGQDEGAYHEFVPLALHLASEYFLLHPSKDVQLLIACCIADVLRVYAPEAPYKDPEQVKEIFMFLIKQLSGLKDPKDPAFKRYFYLLENLAYVKSFNMCFELDECQEIFCSLFQLMFRIVNDEHSGKVKSFMLDVLCPLITESDSVSNQLLDTILINIVEPNKSTRKNAYLLAKELIVKCSDTLESYIQSFFNQVLILGQPNKELAISGKVYDLIYELNHICPTVLLAVLPQLEFKLKSPDEKERLGAVSLLARMFSEKDSTLAIHHRPLWQAFLGRYNDISVAIRTKCVQYSMHFLLNHPELRQDITQTLKLRQHDAEEHVRYEVVMAIVATAKRDFSVVSESEDLLDFVRERTLDKKFKIRREAMSGLAMIYKAHLMEQDVPEATKKAVTWIKDKILHCYYMPGLDDKLMVEKLLNTCLVPFTLPTEDRMKKLYYLLGTVDENATKAFIELQKLQLSIRKLVSEVLELQNRAPDDERDKDLNAKIVQLSKHLPEPVKAHEFLRKFSAHMSKDASLLQMMETVMNPSVSCKTCSEVMSQILKRLGQPVMTNLYYNTVKMLLERTSSVMVDHEAIKVLVGYVEQCIRHTNLIEELHLNPQNAGERGLNLLKVLAFVFPSHFLHEDVIEHLISILDLEDVAPLVLTILTLIGKFKPIGEAFPEQMRALVPKCQHLCGVGGPKDAKHAIRCLFHNSVENLETVFSKVMEQIRDNLEPNNPHYLTSIVALGHLAYNVPQAFPVIVKNTISRKIVKELLMKDRSDGKYHDCSDNWCKEEDLPHDTICKLKGLKTMALWLLGLKDDTVNAYKTFRMIDAFIVNKGDLLEENRLSLAEKAWLRLGAGSAMLKICEQKGVGDQFNATQFFNLSQLMQDEIPQVRERFAAKLHQGLSRRIPLKCLPLDFMGYYALAGAEPDVKIRKTIQEYMVSDIQRRRDYIKAVTLSGSVERALNQLPHLMPDFMLVFAVPVLAHDPAFRAPDSKVQLQIVQKCLWFILEPLMMRNDNYCFGFYKSLIERMKNHFDAVNPTDDNTNHRLWAVCDIAMGLVMSKTTNYEMKKYPTLPRVPPMYFKRADDPNYINHKVYVPLEFTVQHMKKNVVTTTQVPKSKRKNPNDNQDSNSIDVPMQTSDTKIQLPGFEDEDSMQTPTSTNSEDEPAAKKPCLATSATPTTSAMKVVPVASRKYGQQKGDNKRGKARKSQSPSPSREEDEEGKTSQEVDEDEIPSSDEIERRATKSYNRKRKTVAEEESEKEEEAEVEKEVIKSEPTDEPEDEPKVAPKPRGRGRKQPLTTVNIAKSPTPPVSDTEPDSAEPIKKRGRPRKDSTTPTSTPSAASTSNDKDSKSEDAEEPQEKRKRGRPKVAKEPEPEKVPDKPAPAAKLTRKSVSNGVAAKEDEKKDDKKTSARKKEEAPSAAPVRHSTRQTRQASS, translated from the exons ATGCCTCGTGGAGTAGGTGAAGGATCGACGACCCTGGTCTACCCTAGCGGTTGCCGAGAGGTCAAGGAAGACCTGTCGCCTGACGAACTCATTCGGCGACTGAAA ACTCTGGCACACACCTTCCAGTCCATGGGCCAGGATGAGGGCGCATACCACGAATTTGTGCCCCTGGCGCTTCATCTTGCGTCTGAGTACTTTTTGTTGCACCCTAGCAAGGACGTCCAACTGCTCATTGCGTGCTGCATTGCTGACGTCTTGCGCGTATACGCTCCTGAGGCTCCTTACAAGGACCCGGAGCAAGTCAAG GAAATTTTCATGTTCTTGATCAAGCAACTATCAGGACTTAAAGACCCAAAGGATCCAGCTTTCAAGAGGTACTTTTACCTGCTGGAAAATCTTGCTTACGTCAAGTCATTCAACATGTGCTTTGAACTTGACGAGTGCCAAGAGATTTTCTGCAGTCTCTTCCAACTGATGTTCCGCATTGTGAA TGATGAGCATTCTGGAAAAGTGAAGAGTTTCATGCTGGACGTGTTGTGTCCTCTGATCACTGAATCGGACAGTGTGTCTAACCAACTTCTGGACACTATTTTGATCAACATAGTGGAGCCTAATAAGTCGACAAGGAAGAATGCTTATTTGCTGGCTAAAGAGCTGATTGTGAAGTGCTCTGACACCCTTGAGTCATATATTCAATCA TTCTTCAATCAAGTGCTGATCTTGGGTCAACCAAACAAGGAGCTAGCAATTTCTGGCAAAGTCTATGATCTAATTTATGAACTGAACCACATTTGTCCCACTGTCCTGCTGGCTGTTTTGCCGCAGCTGGAGTTCAAATTGAAGTCTCCAGACGAGAAGGAGCGTCTTGGAGCAGTGTCTTTGCTGGCTAGGATGTTTTCCGAAAAAGATTCCACTCTGGCCATTCACCACAGACCTCTATGGCAGGCGTTTCTTGGAAg GTACAATGACATTAGTGTCGCTATTCGCACAAAATGCGTCCAGTACTCCATGCATTTCCTGCTTAATCACCCTGAGCTGCGTCAGGACATAACTCAGACCCTGAAACTTCGGCAGCATGACGCAGAAGAGCATGTGCGATATGAGGTGGTCATGGCCATCGTTGCTACAGCTAAAAGGGACTTCAGCGTTGTGTCAGAGAGTGAAGATCTTCTTGACTTTGTGCGAGAGCGCACACTTGACAAAAAG tttaaaatccGACGAGAAGCAATGAGTGGCTTGGCTATGATCTACAAAGCCCATCTCATGGAGCAGGATGTACCTGAAGCAACCAAAAAAGCTGTCACCTGGATTAAGGACAAAATTCTTCATTGTTACTACATGCCTGGTCTTGACGATAA GTTGATGGTTGAGAAACTTCTTAACACATGCTTGGTCCCATTTACTCTTCCCACTGAAGATCGTATGAAGAAACTATACTACTTGTTGGGAACAGTTGATGAAAATGCCACTAAAGCATTCATAGAACTACAGAAACTACAGCTTTC cATTCGAAAGCTTGTTTCTGAGGTGTTGGAGCTTCAAAACAGAGCACCTGATGATGAACGAGATAAGGATCTGAATGCCAAAATCGTCCAGCTCTCTAAACATTTACCAGAACCAGTCAAAGCTCACGAGTTTCTTAGGAAGTTCTCTGCTCATATGTCCAAAGATGCCTCTTTGCTGCAGATGATGGAAACTGTCATGAACCCGTCTGTTAGTTGCAAAACTTGCTCTGAAGTTATG tCTCAAATTCTGAAAAGACTTGGCCAGCCAGTCATGACAAATCTGTATTACAATACTGTTAAGATGTTGTTGGAAAGAACTTCCTCAGTAATGGTTGATCACGAAGCCATCAAG GTCCTCGTTGGCTATGTGGAACAATGCATAAGGCACACCAATTTGATTGAAGAGCTCCACTTGAATCCACAAAATGCAGGAGAAAGGGGTCTGAACTTGTTGAAGGTCCtcgcttttgtttttccttctcATTTCCTTCATGAGGACGTCATTGAACACTTGATTTCCATCCTGGACCTGGAGGATGTCGCACCGCTTGTGCTGACAATTTTGACCCTCATTGGAAAGTTCAAGCCGATCGGGGAGGCATTCCCTGAGCAGATGCGAGCTTTGGTCCCAAAATGCCAGCATCTTTGTGGTGTTGGCGGCCCCAAAGACGCTAAGCACGCCATCAGATGCCTCTTTCATAATTCTGTTGAGAACCTTGAGACCGTTTTTTCCAAGGTTATGGAG CAAATAAGAGACAACTTGGAACCCAACAACCCTCATTACTTGACCTCGATTGTGGCTCTGGGTCACCTAGCTTACAATGTCCCTCAGGCCTTTCCAGTTATTGTCAAGAATACCATCTCCAGGAAAATTGTGAAGGAACTGTTGATGAAGGATAGATCAGATGGTAAATACCATGACTGCTCTGATAATTGGTGTAAAGAGGAAGATCTCCCCCACGACACAATTTGCAag CTCAAAGGCTTGAAAACTATGGCGTTGTGGCTTTTGGGTCTCAAGGATGATACTGTGAATGCTTACAAAACATTCAGAATGATTGATGCGTTCATTGTAAACAAAGGAGACCTGTTGGAGGAAAACAGATTAAG TTTGGCCGAAAAAGCTTGGTTAAGACTTGGTGCTGGTAGCGCTATGCTGAAGATTTGTGAGCAGAAGGGTGTAGGAGACCAATTCAATGCAACACAGTTTTTCAACTTGTCACAACTGATGCAG GATGAAATTCCACAAGTGCGAGAGCGGTTTGCTGCTAAATTGCATCAAGGTCTGTCTCGCCGCATTCCCCTTAAGTGCCTGCCCTTGGACTTCATGGGCTACTACGCCCTTGCTGGTGCAGAGCCAGACGTCAAGATCAGAAAGACCATCCAAGAGTACATGGTTTCCGACATCCAGAGGAGGAGGGACTATATCAAGGCAGTCACGCTTTCTGGCT CCGTCGAGAGAGCTCTCAACCAGCTGCCCCACTTGATGCCTGACTTCATGCTGGTGTTTGCTGTTCCTGTATTGGCCCACGACCCTGCGTTCAGAGCACCTGACAGCAAGGTGCAGTTGCAGATAGTGCAAAAGTGTCTCTGGTTTATCCTAGAACCATTGATGATGCGCAATGATAACTACTGCTTTGGTTTCTACAAAAGCTTGATTGAGAGGATGAAGAATCATTTTGACGCTGTTAACCCAACTGATGACAATACCAATCAT AGATTGTGGGCCGTGTGCGATATTGCAATGGGATTGGTCATGTCTAAGACAACCAACTATGAGATGAAGAAGTATCCAACTTTACCAAGAGTTCCACCGATGTATTTCAAAAGAGCTGATGACCCAAATTACATAAACCACAAGGTTTATGTCCCTCTGGAGTTCACTGTACagcacatgaaaaagaatgtTGTCACAACCACACAGGTGCCCAAGAGCAAGCGGAAAAATCCAAATGATAACCAAGACTCCAACAGCATTGACGTG CCGATGCAAACTTCTGACACAAAAATTCAGCTGCCAGGTTTTGAG GACGAAGATTCGATGCAAACGCCAACTTCAACAAATTCAGAAGATGAGCCAGCAGCAAAGAAACCATGCTTAGCTACGAGCGCAACGCCTACAACTAGCGCCATGAAAGTTGTACCTG TGGCAAGCAGAAAGTATGGTCAGCAGAAGGGAGACAACAAACGAGGCAAAGCCAGGAAAAGTCAGTCACCTTCACCCTCAAGGGAAGAGGATGAAGAAGGCAAAACAAGTCAGGAAGTAGATGAAGATGAGATACCAAGCTCTGATGAAATTGAACGCAGAGCTACCAAGAGCTACAA TAGGAAGAGAAAAACAGTAGCAGAAGAGGAATCTGAGAAAGAAGAGGAGGCTGAAGTGGAGAAGGAAGTGATTAAGTCTGAACCAACTGATGAACCAGAAGATGAGCCAAAGGTGGCTCCAAAACCAAGAGGAAGAGGAAGAAAGCAACCACTTACTACAGTGAACATAGCCAAGTCTCCAACTCCACCTGTGTCTGACACAGAACCTGACTCTGCTGAGCCTATCAAGAAAAGAGGTCGGCCTCGAAAGGATTCCACAACACCAACTAGTACACCTTCTGCTGCAAGCACTTCAAATGACAAGGATTCAAAAT CCGAAGATGCAGAGGAACCtcaagagaaaagaaaaagggGTAGACCTAAAGTCGCCAAGGAACCTGAACCCGAGAAGGTGCCTGACAAGCCTGCGCCTGCTGCTAAATTGac ACGCAAGAGTGTGTCAAACGGTGTAGCAGCCAAAGAGGATGAGAAAAAGGATGATAAGAAGACAAGTGCTCGCAAGAAGGAGGAAGCGCCAAGTGCCGCGCCAGTTCGGCACTCAACCAGGCAGACCAGGCAGGCTTCGAGCTAA